One genomic segment of Candidatus Eisenbacteria bacterium includes these proteins:
- the lpxD gene encoding UDP-3-O-(3-hydroxymyristoyl)glucosamine N-acyltransferase, with protein MKVTLDAIAKAIDGTVVGDGSVEIVGVAGIREAREGELTFLANPRYEPYLERTQASAVIVAENHLSCGKPLIQNPNPYLAFLKAVRLFQGDGPRPDCGRHPSAVVAPDAVVDPTASLGPCAVVEAGASIGARSIVHAGCYVGADTRIGEDCLLYPNVTLRERCELGDRVIVHSGTVIGSDGFGFVRDGEIYRKLPQVGNVVVEDDVELGACVTIDRATTGTTRIGSGTKVDNLVQIAHNVQIGKNCIIVAQVGISGSTTLGDHVVLAGQVGVVGHIEIGAGAMVGAQSGISNSVKPGEKLFGSPARPVTQAKRIEASLNYLPELIQTVRRLKRRVEELEGPCAPT; from the coding sequence ATGAAAGTCACGCTGGACGCGATCGCGAAGGCGATCGACGGCACGGTCGTCGGCGACGGCTCGGTCGAGATCGTCGGCGTGGCCGGCATCCGCGAGGCTCGTGAGGGGGAGCTGACCTTCCTGGCCAACCCGCGGTACGAGCCCTATCTCGAGCGGACCCAGGCTTCGGCCGTCATCGTGGCCGAGAACCACCTGAGCTGCGGCAAGCCGCTCATCCAGAATCCGAACCCCTACCTCGCCTTTCTCAAGGCGGTGCGTCTCTTCCAGGGGGACGGACCTCGGCCCGATTGCGGCCGGCATCCGTCGGCGGTGGTCGCTCCCGACGCCGTCGTCGATCCCACCGCTTCCCTGGGACCGTGCGCCGTCGTCGAAGCGGGTGCCTCGATCGGCGCCCGGTCGATCGTCCACGCGGGATGCTACGTGGGCGCGGACACCCGGATCGGAGAGGACTGCCTCCTCTACCCGAACGTCACGCTGCGCGAGCGGTGCGAGCTCGGGGATCGCGTGATCGTCCATTCCGGAACCGTGATCGGCAGCGACGGGTTCGGGTTCGTCCGCGACGGAGAGATCTATCGCAAGCTGCCGCAGGTGGGGAACGTCGTCGTCGAGGATGACGTCGAGCTCGGAGCCTGCGTCACGATCGACCGGGCCACGACCGGAACCACGCGGATCGGATCCGGCACCAAGGTCGACAACTTGGTCCAGATCGCCCACAACGTCCAGATCGGGAAGAACTGCATCATCGTGGCCCAGGTGGGGATCTCCGGCAGCACCACGCTCGGAGACCACGTCGTGCTGGCCGGGCAGGTCGGGGTGGTCGGACACATCGAGATCGGCGCGGGCGCGATGGTCGGCGCCCAATCGGGGATTTCGAACTCGGTGAAGCCCGGCGAGAAGCTCTTCGGCTCCCCCGCCCGTCCCGTGACCCAGGCCAAGCGCATCGAGGCCAGCCTCAACTACCTGCCCGAGCTCATCCAGACCGTTCGCAGGCTCAAGCGGCGCGTCGAGGAGCTCGAGGGCCCCTGCGCCCCCACGTGA